A single Filimonas effusa DNA region contains:
- a CDS encoding pyruvate dehydrogenase complex E1 component subunit beta: MRQIAFREALREAMNEEMRRDERVFLMGEEVAEYNGAYKVSQGMLAEFGPKRIIDTPIAELGFAAIGVGAAQNGLRPIVEFMTFNFAVLALDQILNTASKMLAMSGGQLSCPIVFRGPNGSAGQLGAQHSTAFESYYANIPGLKVVSPSNGYDAKGLMKQAIRYEEDPVIFMESEVMYGDKSEVPEEEYYIELGKADIKRAGKDVTIVSYNKMMKVALAAAAELEKEGISAEVIDLRTIRPLDWYTILESVKKTNRLVIVEEQWPFASVSSEITYRIQKEAFDYLDAPIRRITCADAPMHYAPNLVAAYLPDVPRTVKLVKEVMYTKK, from the coding sequence ATGCGACAAATTGCTTTTCGTGAGGCTTTGCGTGAAGCCATGAATGAGGAAATGAGAAGGGACGAACGCGTATTCCTGATGGGTGAAGAAGTGGCTGAATACAATGGTGCTTATAAAGTAAGCCAGGGCATGCTGGCCGAATTTGGACCCAAACGTATCATCGATACCCCGATTGCCGAACTGGGCTTCGCCGCCATTGGCGTGGGTGCCGCTCAAAATGGCTTGCGTCCGATAGTAGAATTCATGACCTTTAACTTCGCAGTACTGGCCCTCGACCAGATCCTCAATACAGCTTCTAAAATGCTGGCAATGAGTGGTGGTCAGTTAAGCTGCCCCATCGTTTTCCGCGGACCTAACGGTAGCGCCGGCCAGTTGGGTGCACAGCACTCTACCGCCTTCGAAAGCTACTATGCCAATATCCCAGGCCTCAAAGTGGTATCTCCTTCTAACGGTTACGACGCAAAAGGCTTGATGAAACAGGCGATCCGCTACGAAGAAGATCCCGTTATCTTCATGGAAAGTGAAGTGATGTACGGCGACAAAAGCGAAGTGCCTGAAGAAGAATATTATATCGAATTAGGTAAAGCCGATATCAAAAGAGCAGGTAAAGACGTTACCATCGTTTCCTACAATAAAATGATGAAAGTGGCCCTCGCTGCTGCTGCTGAACTTGAAAAAGAAGGTATCAGCGCCGAAGTGATCGACCTGCGTACCATCCGCCCACTCGACTGGTACACCATCCTCGAAAGCGTGAAGAAAACAAACCGCCTTGTAATCGTTGAAGAACAATGGCCGTTTGCTTCTGTAAGCTCTGAGATCACTTACCGTATCCAGAAAGAAGCCTTCGACTATCTTGATGCGCCTATCCGTCGTATCACTTGCGCCGACGCTCCCATGCACTATGCGCCAAACCTCGTGGCAGCTTACCTGCCCGACGTTCCACGTACAGTGAAACTGGTGAAAGAAGTGATGTACACTAAGAAATAG
- a CDS encoding TonB-dependent receptor — protein sequence MIKQSAALFTLIICAFTLHAQSPSLGNARDTLDAAGDPDSVTVTAFNLQTRWLSTPAAIAIISQQNLRNFGYQSLVPVLNTVSGVRMEERSPGSYRLSVRGSLLRSPFGIRNVKIYFDGIPLTDAGGNSYFNLLDYNLLQSAEIIKGPAASIYGANTGGSLLLHSPAAAAPVPGHKAQLALSGGAYGMFRQQAAYSYDDSSASFQLRQLHQQSDGFRQQSAMRKDAAQLSGKIRLNKRQQLSALAFYTDLYYQTPGGITAAQMNQDPKLARQPTASLPGAVDQHTAIFNKTAFGGLNLVSDLSDNWQNSTVVTVNHTGFQNPFITNYEQRDEWNYGGRTSFRFHQQQRLVQWNAVAGVEWMHNRSSVDNYGNRAGVKDTMQFKDRLRATQAFAFLQTDLRISRWLFQAGLSHNLMKYRYQRISDGDPQQQKELDAVLAPRISILYQLAPTVAAYLVAAKGFSPPSLAEIRPSDGNYYGNLQAEQGWNYEAGIKGHLWQNRLRFDIGIYDFRLKDAIVRRTNTAGAEFFVNAGGTVQKGLECYIQAQLTPFLSAFHSFSYQPYRFSGYKVDDTDFSGNAVTGVPRSVNVSGLDCVLPQGWKLSVLLNNTSSITLNDAATVKAKAYHLLQARVAWSCRLGKLRAEVFAAADNLLNEKYSLGNDLNAMGNRFFNPAPLRNASGGIMLDL from the coding sequence ATGATCAAGCAATCAGCTGCCCTTTTTACCCTCATCATTTGTGCATTTACGCTACATGCACAATCTCCGTCGCTTGGCAACGCCAGAGATACGCTTGATGCAGCCGGTGATCCCGATTCTGTCACTGTTACTGCTTTTAACCTGCAAACCCGCTGGCTCTCTACACCAGCCGCCATCGCCATTATATCACAGCAAAACCTCCGCAACTTTGGATACCAGTCGCTGGTACCCGTATTGAATACTGTTTCAGGCGTTCGTATGGAAGAACGCTCTCCAGGCAGTTACCGCCTTTCTGTAAGAGGTAGTCTGCTGCGCTCCCCCTTCGGTATCAGGAATGTCAAGATCTATTTCGATGGTATTCCTTTGACGGATGCCGGTGGTAATAGTTATTTTAACCTGCTCGACTATAATCTCCTGCAATCTGCCGAGATCATAAAAGGCCCCGCCGCCAGCATTTATGGAGCTAATACGGGTGGCTCTCTCTTGTTGCACAGTCCCGCCGCTGCCGCACCGGTACCCGGCCATAAAGCACAGCTGGCGCTGTCAGGAGGCGCATATGGGATGTTCCGCCAGCAGGCCGCCTATAGCTATGACGATTCATCCGCCAGCTTCCAGCTGCGCCAGTTACACCAGCAGAGCGATGGCTTCCGCCAACAGTCCGCAATGCGTAAAGATGCCGCCCAGCTTTCGGGGAAAATACGCCTCAATAAAAGACAACAACTCTCAGCGCTCGCATTTTATACCGATCTCTACTATCAAACTCCCGGTGGCATCACCGCGGCTCAAATGAACCAGGACCCTAAACTGGCACGGCAGCCTACTGCTTCCTTGCCGGGGGCAGTGGATCAGCACACCGCTATTTTTAATAAAACTGCTTTCGGCGGACTTAACCTGGTCTCCGATCTCAGTGATAACTGGCAGAACAGCACCGTTGTAACTGTGAATCATACTGGTTTTCAAAACCCATTCATCACCAATTATGAACAACGGGATGAATGGAACTACGGCGGACGCACTTCTTTTCGCTTCCACCAACAGCAACGCCTTGTCCAGTGGAATGCCGTTGCAGGAGTAGAATGGATGCATAACCGCTCTTCTGTTGACAACTATGGCAACAGGGCAGGAGTGAAAGATACCATGCAGTTTAAAGATCGTCTCCGGGCTACACAGGCTTTTGCTTTTCTGCAAACCGATCTCCGTATCAGCCGCTGGTTATTCCAGGCGGGGCTGAGCCACAACCTTATGAAATACCGCTACCAGCGCATTTCCGACGGCGATCCGCAACAGCAAAAGGAACTTGACGCCGTATTGGCGCCCAGGATAAGCATCTTATACCAGCTGGCTCCCACCGTGGCGGCTTATCTTGTTGCCGCCAAAGGCTTCTCGCCACCCTCACTGGCCGAGATCAGACCCTCCGACGGCAATTACTACGGCAACCTGCAGGCGGAGCAGGGCTGGAACTATGAAGCAGGCATTAAAGGGCATCTCTGGCAAAACAGGCTGCGCTTCGATATTGGCATTTACGATTTCCGCCTTAAAGACGCCATCGTCCGTCGTACCAATACCGCAGGAGCCGAATTCTTCGTTAACGCCGGCGGCACCGTTCAAAAAGGACTGGAATGTTATATCCAGGCACAGTTGACGCCCTTTCTGTCCGCATTTCACAGCTTTAGCTACCAGCCTTACCGCTTCTCAGGTTACAAGGTCGATGATACCGACTTTTCCGGTAATGCTGTCACAGGTGTGCCCCGCTCCGTAAATGTCTCCGGCCTCGACTGTGTATTGCCACAAGGATGGAAACTGTCGGTATTATTGAATAATACTTCTTCCATTACGCTCAACGATGCTGCCACAGTAAAAGCAAAAGCCTATCATTTACTCCAGGCCCGGGTAGCATGGTCCTGCCGTCTGGGTAAACTGCGCGCTGAAGTTTTTGCCGCCGCCGATAACCTCCTCAACGAAAAATATAGCCTCGGAAATGACCTGAATGCAATGGGAAACAGATTCTTTAACCCGGCACCGCTCCGGAATGCCTCCGGCGGTATCATGCTCGACCTCTAA
- a CDS encoding sigma-54-dependent transcriptional regulator yields the protein MSSILIIDDEKAIRKTLNEILSFEGFKVTEASDGEEGLKLFSAQTFDVVLCDIKMPKMDGLEFLAKATEANPDVPVIMISGHGTIETAVDAVKKGAYDYISKPPDLNRMLITIRNATDKNSLSKETRVLKRKVGKVQEMIGDSDGIARIKDTIEKVAATDARVLVTGENGVGKELVARWIHEKSNRASGQLVEVNCAAIPSELIESELFGHEKGSFTSAIKQRIGKFEQASGGTLFLDEVGDMSLSAQAKVLRALQEGKITRVGGDKEISVDVRVVAATNKDLLKEVEAKNFRLDLYHRLGVILIHVPSLNDRREDIPLLVNKFLGDIAAEYGQAKKAIDKKAMDALQKHNWSGNIRELRNVVERLIILSGKTITLEDVSNYVLPR from the coding sequence ATGTCAAGTATCCTGATTATAGATGATGAAAAGGCCATCCGGAAAACCCTTAACGAAATCCTTTCCTTTGAAGGCTTTAAGGTTACCGAAGCCTCCGATGGGGAAGAAGGGTTGAAACTATTCAGCGCCCAGACCTTCGACGTGGTATTGTGCGATATCAAAATGCCTAAAATGGATGGCCTCGAATTCCTGGCGAAAGCCACCGAAGCCAACCCCGATGTACCTGTTATCATGATCAGTGGTCACGGTACCATCGAAACGGCCGTAGATGCCGTTAAAAAAGGCGCTTACGACTATATTTCCAAACCGCCGGATCTGAATAGAATGCTGATCACTATCCGTAATGCTACAGATAAGAATTCGCTGAGTAAGGAAACCCGCGTGCTCAAACGTAAAGTGGGTAAAGTGCAGGAAATGATCGGCGACAGCGACGGCATCGCCCGCATCAAAGATACCATCGAAAAAGTGGCTGCTACCGATGCCCGCGTACTGGTTACCGGCGAAAATGGCGTAGGTAAAGAACTGGTGGCCCGCTGGATCCACGAAAAAAGCAACCGCGCCTCCGGCCAACTGGTAGAAGTCAACTGCGCAGCGATCCCCTCAGAGCTTATTGAAAGCGAACTGTTCGGCCACGAAAAAGGCTCCTTCACTTCCGCTATCAAACAAAGGATCGGCAAGTTCGAACAGGCCAGCGGCGGCACGCTCTTCCTCGATGAAGTAGGCGACATGAGCCTCAGCGCACAAGCCAAAGTGTTACGAGCCCTCCAGGAAGGCAAGATCACCCGCGTAGGTGGCGACAAGGAAATTAGCGTCGACGTCCGCGTGGTGGCCGCTACCAACAAAGATCTGCTCAAAGAAGTAGAAGCTAAAAACTTCCGCCTCGACTTATACCACCGTCTCGGTGTAATCCTCATCCACGTCCCTTCCTTAAACGACAGGCGCGAAGACATTCCCTTACTGGTGAATAAATTCCTGGGCGATATCGCCGCAGAATACGGTCAGGCAAAAAAGGCTATCGATAAAAAAGCCATGGATGCCCTCCAGAAACATAACTGGTCCGGCAACATCCGCGAACTGCGCAACGTGGTAGAACGACTCATCATCTTATCAGGCAAAACCATCACCCTGGAAGATGTAAGCAACTACGTACTACCAAGATAG
- the miaA gene encoding tRNA (adenosine(37)-N6)-dimethylallyltransferase MiaA, whose protein sequence is MTPYIIIIAGPTAVGKTALAIEIAKRLDTAIISADSRQCFGELGIGVAKPSATELQQVQHYFIDSHSVHDNVNAVVFEQYALKATNDIFSKHNNCAVMVGGTGLYIKAFCEGLDNIPDVPEDIRQKVTTAFEEKGLQWLQQEIQEKDPAFWAVAEQQNPQRLMRALEVWYATGQSIEAFRIAHKTQRPFKIIKIGLELDRPLLYDRINARVDIMMQEGLLEEARALQPLQHLNALQTVGYREFFNFFNGEYTLEQAIDMLKQNTRHYAKRQLTWFKRDPAIQWFQPAQVNEIMQYISAQTGGWR, encoded by the coding sequence TTGACTCCTTACATCATCATAATAGCAGGACCTACAGCGGTAGGAAAAACGGCGCTGGCAATAGAAATCGCTAAACGCCTTGATACGGCTATTATCTCTGCCGACTCCCGTCAGTGTTTTGGGGAACTGGGCATTGGCGTAGCCAAGCCTTCCGCCACGGAATTGCAGCAGGTGCAGCATTATTTCATCGACTCGCATAGCGTTCACGATAACGTTAATGCCGTGGTCTTTGAACAGTACGCCCTGAAGGCAACAAACGATATCTTCAGCAAGCACAATAACTGCGCAGTAATGGTGGGGGGAACAGGCCTCTACATTAAAGCCTTTTGCGAAGGTCTTGATAACATCCCCGACGTTCCCGAAGATATTCGCCAAAAGGTAACGACAGCCTTTGAAGAAAAAGGACTGCAATGGTTGCAACAGGAAATACAGGAAAAAGATCCGGCCTTCTGGGCTGTTGCCGAACAACAAAACCCGCAGCGTCTTATGCGCGCCCTGGAAGTATGGTATGCTACTGGGCAGTCTATCGAAGCGTTTCGCATAGCCCATAAAACCCAACGCCCGTTTAAGATCATCAAAATAGGCCTCGAGCTCGATCGTCCGTTATTATACGATCGTATCAACGCCCGTGTAGATATCATGATGCAGGAAGGTTTGCTCGAAGAAGCGCGTGCTCTTCAGCCTTTGCAGCACCTTAATGCACTGCAAACCGTTGGCTACCGTGAATTCTTTAACTTTTTTAATGGAGAATACACCCTTGAGCAAGCCATTGATATGTTGAAACAAAACACCCGCCACTATGCCAAACGCCAGCTCACCTGGTTTAAACGCGATCCCGCCATACAATGGTTTCAGCCCGCCCAGGTAAATGAAATCATGCAGTACATCTCCGCTCAAACAGGCGGCTGGCGCTAA
- a CDS encoding quinone oxidoreductase family protein, with amino-acid sequence MKAAVVFQRGERPKYITDYPTPVATGQDEITLSVKAAAIKNLDKSRASGQHYSTQGRPAQATIPGGDGVGLLPDGSRVYALGITGMLAEKAVVNKSRTIPLPADIDNITAAALPNAVAGSAMALRFSAQMEAGAIILINGATGFTGSIAVQIAKYYGAGRVIVTGRNKQSLEMLTAIGADEYIVIGDDEAFSARLKEIHQHSPIDIVLDYLWGNTAVLILEALKGTGHFTHKTRFVSIGSMTGETIELSSQILRSVNLQLSGSGLGSWTKEEVNQLLTHIIPEMFELAAAKRLQVNTTCITLENIEQAWDTEIASGQRLVVTI; translated from the coding sequence ATGAAAGCAGCTGTCGTTTTTCAGAGAGGGGAAAGACCTAAATATATAACAGATTATCCCACTCCGGTTGCCACCGGGCAGGATGAAATTACCCTATCGGTAAAAGCAGCCGCCATTAAAAACCTGGACAAATCGCGGGCAAGCGGCCAACATTACTCTACCCAGGGCCGGCCTGCGCAGGCAACAATACCGGGTGGCGATGGCGTAGGTTTGCTACCAGACGGGAGCCGGGTTTATGCTTTAGGCATAACGGGTATGTTAGCCGAAAAAGCAGTAGTTAATAAAAGCAGGACCATCCCCTTACCTGCTGACATTGACAATATCACAGCCGCGGCCTTACCCAACGCTGTTGCAGGATCGGCTATGGCGCTTAGGTTTAGTGCCCAAATGGAGGCGGGCGCAATCATTCTTATCAATGGAGCAACGGGATTTACCGGCAGCATAGCGGTTCAAATCGCTAAATATTATGGAGCAGGCCGGGTGATCGTTACAGGCAGAAATAAACAGTCATTGGAAATGTTAACCGCCATAGGCGCGGATGAATACATTGTCATAGGCGATGACGAAGCTTTTTCTGCCCGGTTAAAAGAGATTCACCAGCATTCTCCTATAGATATCGTATTGGATTATTTATGGGGAAACACAGCAGTGCTCATCCTAGAAGCACTGAAAGGCACAGGCCACTTTACCCATAAAACCCGGTTTGTTTCCATTGGCTCAATGACCGGCGAAACCATTGAACTATCGTCGCAAATACTCAGGAGTGTTAACCTGCAACTATCCGGATCAGGCCTGGGAAGCTGGACAAAAGAAGAAGTGAATCAACTACTAACACATATCATTCCCGAAATGTTTGAGCTGGCGGCAGCGAAAAGGTTACAGGTAAATACTACCTGTATAACGCTTGAAAATATAGAGCAGGCATGGGATACAGAAATAGCGAGCGGACAAAGACTGGTGGTAACGATATAA
- a CDS encoding Crp/Fnr family transcriptional regulator — translation MFEQFRNRYPIDDDKWADFVSCFQLIKVPAKTILLTEGEISKRMFLIESGCIRVWFNHNGKDITTQFFFENNMVGSIESFRKNIPSPVSIETIEPSVIWRASKKDLNRLVEEIKEIPALRDRFIDAIFDRTYDYMKLFISTIKDTPQQRYLALIQERPEIVRRIPQHYIASYLGITTVHLSRIKSKLAKGI, via the coding sequence ATGTTTGAACAGTTCCGAAACAGATATCCCATTGACGACGATAAATGGGCAGACTTCGTAAGCTGCTTTCAACTTATTAAAGTTCCAGCTAAAACAATACTGCTAACAGAAGGAGAAATATCCAAGCGCATGTTTTTAATTGAATCAGGCTGTATTCGTGTCTGGTTCAATCATAACGGCAAGGACATTACTACGCAATTCTTCTTTGAAAACAATATGGTTGGCTCTATCGAGAGCTTCAGGAAAAACATTCCCAGTCCTGTAAGTATTGAAACGATTGAACCCAGTGTTATCTGGCGGGCATCGAAAAAGGATTTGAACAGGTTAGTTGAAGAGATAAAAGAGATACCGGCATTACGGGACAGGTTTATCGATGCAATATTCGACAGGACCTATGACTATATGAAGTTATTTATTTCCACCATCAAAGACACGCCGCAGCAGCGCTATCTAGCCCTGATACAAGAGCGTCCCGAGATCGTCCGGCGCATACCTCAACATTATATCGCTTCTTACCTTGGTATTACGACTGTTCATTTAAGCCGCATTAAAAGCAAACTGGCAAAAGGCATTTAA
- a CDS encoding ankyrin repeat domain-containing protein, which yields MGLDFGDYNNIEVVYQQTEHPENLTEHPMSINMRERFREFLQQYPAEISQADNEGFTLLHRETIAGNRTSIEILLEKGADKGLKTHNGKTALDYARQLNWTHIIPLLEA from the coding sequence ATGGGGCTTGACTTTGGCGACTATAACAATATAGAAGTTGTTTACCAGCAAACGGAACATCCTGAAAACCTGACAGAACATCCTATGAGCATCAATATGCGGGAGCGCTTTCGTGAGTTTCTGCAGCAATATCCTGCCGAGATATCACAGGCTGATAATGAAGGATTTACTTTACTGCACCGGGAAACGATAGCAGGCAACAGGACTTCTATCGAAATATTACTGGAAAAAGGAGCAGATAAGGGCCTGAAAACACATAATGGGAAAACGGCGTTGGATTATGCGCGCCAATTGAATTGGACGCATATCATTCCGTTATTGGAGGCTTAG
- a CDS encoding DUF2314 domain-containing protein produces MSDNMYYTKSDDQGIIDASEKARETFKYMWRELSWEARRIVPALDLACVKVAFAQQMEDSDEPVVEHMWINDVYFDGEQIGGILINDPETLTNIDNGDAVQVPLSQVSDWLLSSRGKTYGGFTIHQMRSEMRSEEREAHDEAWGLTLATITI; encoded by the coding sequence ATGTCAGACAATATGTATTACACCAAATCAGATGACCAGGGCATCATCGATGCTTCAGAAAAAGCGCGTGAGACATTCAAATATATGTGGCGTGAATTAAGCTGGGAGGCGCGCAGGATCGTTCCTGCATTAGACCTGGCCTGTGTGAAAGTTGCTTTTGCGCAGCAAATGGAAGATAGCGATGAACCCGTTGTTGAACATATGTGGATCAACGATGTGTATTTCGATGGAGAGCAGATTGGCGGCATTCTTATCAACGATCCTGAAACACTTACCAATATTGATAACGGCGATGCAGTACAGGTGCCTTTGTCGCAGGTAAGCGACTGGCTTCTTTCGAGCCGTGGTAAAACCTATGGCGGCTTCACCATTCACCAGATGCGCTCCGAGATGCGTTCTGAAGAAAGGGAAGCACATGACGAAGCATGGGGCTTGACTTTGGCGACTATAACAATATAG
- a CDS encoding OmpP1/FadL family transporter, producing MKRKSTRSCLLLIGAIAAMPCLKAQTPDDALRAGWFVPGGSARNMAVGGAMGSLGGDITATHVNPAGLGFYKTREIVLSPGFIFNSNKGDFRDSSMKGPSKSAFAYGPIGIVLGSGKTRRSNWSSSAFALSVSQLASYNNRVSYSGYNNMTSFSEQYLEELKYDNADTIAAYNNYVNGASLAYATYLINHKFDGNGNFDGYQSAVYVNPITNVGVFQDYTANTWGGMHEVSLGLGGGIEDRLYFGGSLNVPIQKYHREITYRETDATGNNNNDFGYFEYQERFNSSGVGLNAKLGFIYKPKEFIRIGMAFHTPSVMSIKDELSASITTNTENLFPGNPVATATTEGLNNGRKVTRNYGQVTPYRVIASGSYVFREVENTQRQRAFVTADIEFINHRGSRFFASEDDAEYSGAKEYYRMANDAIKDYLKGAFNFRLGGELKFDPWMFRLGGAYYGSPYKDKELKAHRIMASGGIGYRNHGIFIDLTYAHTFNKDVNFPYRLNDKPNTFAKVNNNRGNLILTVGFKI from the coding sequence ATGAAGAGAAAATCTACCAGGTCCTGTCTTTTACTAATAGGAGCGATTGCCGCCATGCCATGTTTAAAGGCACAAACACCTGATGATGCACTTCGTGCGGGATGGTTTGTTCCGGGAGGCAGTGCACGTAATATGGCTGTTGGCGGGGCTATGGGATCACTGGGCGGCGATATTACCGCTACGCATGTAAACCCGGCTGGTCTGGGTTTCTATAAAACGCGGGAGATAGTTTTAAGCCCGGGTTTTATATTCAACAGCAACAAAGGAGATTTCAGGGACAGCAGTATGAAGGGGCCTTCCAAATCGGCTTTTGCCTATGGGCCTATCGGCATTGTTTTGGGTTCCGGTAAAACGCGCAGGAGCAACTGGAGCAGTTCGGCATTTGCTTTATCGGTTAGCCAGTTAGCGAGTTATAACAACCGGGTTTCCTACAGTGGATATAACAACATGACCTCTTTCAGCGAGCAGTACCTTGAAGAATTAAAATACGATAATGCCGATACTATAGCAGCCTATAACAACTATGTCAACGGCGCTTCATTGGCCTATGCTACCTACCTGATCAATCATAAGTTTGATGGGAACGGTAATTTTGATGGATATCAATCTGCGGTATATGTAAACCCGATAACCAATGTGGGTGTTTTCCAGGATTATACGGCTAACACCTGGGGTGGTATGCATGAGGTATCGCTGGGTTTAGGCGGTGGTATAGAGGACCGGTTATATTTTGGCGGCAGTTTGAATGTTCCTATTCAAAAGTATCATCGCGAGATCACTTACCGTGAGACAGATGCAACAGGAAATAACAATAACGACTTTGGTTATTTTGAATACCAGGAGCGTTTTAATTCCAGTGGAGTAGGTTTAAATGCCAAGCTGGGTTTCATTTACAAACCTAAAGAGTTTATCAGGATCGGTATGGCTTTTCATACCCCTTCGGTGATGTCGATAAAAGATGAGTTGAGCGCATCTATTACTACCAATACCGAGAATTTATTTCCCGGCAATCCTGTTGCAACAGCTACCACTGAAGGGCTGAACAACGGCCGTAAGGTTACCCGTAATTATGGCCAGGTAACTCCTTACCGTGTTATTGCAAGTGGTAGTTATGTATTCCGTGAAGTAGAAAATACGCAGCGTCAGCGGGCTTTTGTTACTGCTGATATCGAGTTCATCAATCACCGTGGTTCCCGTTTCTTTGCTTCGGAAGATGACGCTGAATATAGCGGTGCAAAGGAATATTACCGCATGGCGAATGATGCTATCAAAGACTACCTGAAAGGAGCATTCAATTTCCGTTTAGGTGGTGAATTAAAGTTTGATCCCTGGATGTTCCGTTTGGGAGGCGCTTATTATGGCAGCCCCTACAAAGACAAGGAATTAAAAGCACACCGTATTATGGCTAGTGGTGGTATTGGCTACAGAAATCATGGAATTTTCATAGATTTGACGTACGCACATACTTTCAATAAAGATGTTAACTTCCCTTACAGGCTTAACGATAAGCCCAATACGTTTGCTAAGGTGAATAATAACAGAGGAAACCTGATACTAACGGTAGGATTTAAAATCTGA